A region from the Rosa rugosa chromosome 6, drRosRugo1.1, whole genome shotgun sequence genome encodes:
- the LOC133718635 gene encoding LRR receptor-like serine/threonine-protein kinase ERL1 — translation MEERVVLKWRKKLWFGLSLFLLFPLASSLNDEGKALMAIKASFSNVANVLLDWNDAHDEDFCSWRGVFCDNVSLSVASLNLSSLNLGGEISPALGDLGNLESIDLQGNKLTGQIPDEIGNCASLIYLDLSDNNLSGDIPFSVSKLKKLEVFNLKNNQLTGPIPTTLTQIPNLKTLDLARNQLTGEIPRLIYWNEVLQYLGLRGNSLTGALSPDMCQLTGLWYFDVRGNNLTGPIPDNIGNCTSFEILDISYNQITGGIPYNIGFLQVATLSLQGNRLTGKIPEVIGLMQALAVLDLSENELVGPIPPILGNLSYTGKLYLHGNKLTGTIPPELGNMSKLSYLQLNDNNLVGRIPGELGKLNQLFELNLANNDLEGPIPHDIGSCTALNQFNVHGNRLTGSIPLALKNLQSLTYLNLSANAFSGRINLELGHIINLDTLDLSSNNFSGPVPASVGNLEHLLTLNLSGNHLDGPLPAEFGDLRSVQIIDMSFNNLSGSIPSELGQLQNLAALLLNNNNLRGKIPDQLTNCFSLETLNFSYNNLSGIVPPMRNFSRFSPNSFIANPLLCSDWLGSICRPVAPKSRAVFSRAAVVCMALGFITLLSMVIVAIYKSNQPKQLLMGSTKNGQGPAKLVILHMDMAIHSFDDIMRITENLNEKYIIGYGASSTVYKCVLKNSRPMAIKRLYNRYPHNWREFETELETIGSIKHRNLVSLHGYSLSPLGNLLFYDYMENGSLWDMLHGPSKKVKLDWETRLKIAVGAAQGLAYLHHDCNPRIIHRDVKSSNILLDENFEAHLSDFGIAKSIPSADTHASTYVLGTIGYIDPEYARTSRLNEKSDVYSFGIVLLELLTGKKAVDKESNLHHLILSKADNNTVMETVDPEVSVTCMDITHVKKTFQLALLCTKRNPTERPTMHEVARVLVSLLPLHHSKKPLSKGIDYDKFAVNKEQQQPKVQQQKPVRQESHSSDAQWFLRFGEVISKNTL, via the exons ATGGAGGAGAGGGTGGTTTTGAAATGGAGGAAGAAGTTGTGGTTTGGGTTGTCTCTGTTTCTGCTTTTTCCTCTTGCTTCGTCACTGAACGATGAAG GGAAAGCCTTGATGGCAATCAAGGCCTCGTTCAGCAATGTAGCCAATGTTTTACTGGACTGGAATGATGCTCATGACGAAGATTTCTGTTCTTGGCGTGGAGTATTCTGTGACAATGTCAGCCTCTCTGTGGCCTCCTT GAATTTGTCCAGTTTGAATCTGGGCGGGGAGATTTCGCCAGCCCTTGGAGATTTGGGAAACTTGGAATCCAT AGACTTGCAGGGGAATAAGCTAACTGGTCAAATCCCGGATGAGATTGGCAACTGTGCTTCTCTTATATATCT GGATTTGTCTGACAATAATCTGTCTGGAGACATACCCTTCTCGGTTTCAAAGCTTAAGAAGCTTGAGGTTTT TAATTTGAAGAACAATCAGTTGACTGGTCCTATCCCTACAACTCTTACCCAAATTCCAAACCTTAAAACTCT TGATCTTGCTCGGAACCAGCTCACTGGTGAGATACCAAGGCTAATCTATTGGAATGAAGTTTTGCAGTACCT TGGATTGCGAGGCAACTCTTTGACTGGAGCTCTGTCCCCTGATATGTGTCAATTAACTGGTCTGTGGTACTT TGATGTTAGAGGCAATAACCTGACTGGCCCGATCCCCGACAACATTGGCAACTGTACAAGCTTTGAGATCCT GGACATATCATACAATCAGATCACTGGTGGGATTCCATATAACATTGGATTTTTACAAGTGGCTACCCT GTCGCTACAAGGGAATAGACTGACTGGAAAGATTCCTGAGGTTATTGGTTTAATGCAGGCTCTTGCTGTTTT GGATTTAAGTGAGAATGAACTTGTTGGGCCAATTCCACCGATACTAGGCAATTTATCATACACTGGGAAACT ATACCTGCATGGTAACAAGTTGACTGGGACAATTCCTCCTGAACTTGGCAATATGTCAAAGCTTAGCTATTT GCAATTAAATGACAACAATCTGGTTGGTAGAATTCCTGGTGAGCTTGGGAAGCTGAACCAGTTGTTTGAATT GAATCTTGCCAACAATGATCTGGAAGGTCCCATCCCACATGACATCGGTTCCTGCACTGCCTTGAACCAATT CAACGTTCATGGAAACCGCTTGACAGGATCCATTCCTTTAGCATTGAAAAATCTGCAGAGCTTGACCTATCT GAATTTGTCAGCAAATGCCTTCAGTGGTAGAATTAATCTTGAGTTGGGACACATCATCAATCTTGACACTTT GGATTTGTCCAGCAACAATTTCTCTGGCCCTGTTCCTGCTTCTGTTGGCAATCTTGAGCACCTCCTGACTTT GAATTTGAGTGGGAATCATCTTGATGGTCCTTTGCCTGCAGAATTTGGGGACCTCAGGAGTGTTCAAATCAT TGATATGTCATTCAACAATCTCTCTGGGAGCATTCCCTCAGAATTGGGTCAGTTGCAAAACCTTGCGGCATT GTTGCTTAATAACAACAACTTGCGTGGAAAGATACCTGATCAGCTAACCAACTGTTTCAGCCTTGAGACCTT GAATTTTTCATACAACAATCTGTCGGGCATTGTACCTCCCATGAGGAACTTTTCACGTTTTTCACCAAACAG CTTCATTGCAAACCCGCTGTTGTGCAGTGACTGGTTGGGATCGATCTGCAGACCCGTTGCCCCCAAGTCCAGGG CTGTATTCTCCCGAGCAGCAGTTGTCTGTATGGCGTTAGGCTTCATCACATTATTATCCATGGTAATAGTTGCGATTTACAAGTCCAACCAACCAAAGCAGTTATTGATGGGATCTACCAAGAACGGACAAG GTCCTGCTAAACTTGTAATCCTTCACATGGATATGGCTATACACAGCTTTGATGATATAATGAGAATCACTGAGAATCTAAATGAGAAGTATATCATAGGGTATGGTGCTTCTAGCACAGTGTACAAGTGTGTACTGAAAAATTCCCGACCAATGGCAATCAAGCGACTCTACAACCGGTATCCACACAACTGGAGGGAGTTTGAGACGGAACTTGAAACCATTGGCAGTATCAAGCATAGAAATTTAGTCAGTTTGCATGGGTATTCACTGTCTCCCTTGGGCAATCTCCTCTTCTATGACTACATGGAGAACGGGTCTCTGTGGGATATGCTTCATG GACCATCGAAAAAGGTTAAACTTGATTGGGAAACACGTTTGAAAATAGCAGTTGGAGCAGCTCAAGGACTTGCTTATCTTCACCATGACTGCAACCCCCGCATTATTCACAGGGATGTGAAATCCTCTAATATCCTGCTGGATGAGAATTTTGAAGCTCATCTCTCTGATTTTGGAATTGCAAAATCCATCCCCAGTGCGGATACCCATGCATCGACTTATGTTCTGGGAACAATTGGTTACATCGATCCAGAATATGCTAGGACTTCTCGGCTCAATGAAAAATCTGATGTATATAGCTTTGGCATTGTGCTTCTTGAGCTACTGACTGGGAAGAAGGCTGTGGACAAGGAGTCTAACTTGCATCATCTG ATATTGTCCAAGGCAGATAACAATACAGTAATGGAGACTGTTGACCCTGAAGTTTCTGTCACCTGCATGGATATAACTCATGTCAAGAAAACTTTTCAACTCGCCCTGCTGTGCACCAAGCGAAACCCCACTGAGAGGCCAACAATGCATGAAGTTGCAAGGGTTTTGGTCTCCCTCCTACCTTTACATCACTCAAAGAAGCCTCTTTCAAAGGGTATCGACTATGATAAGTTTGCGGTTAACaaggaacaacaacaaccaaaagtGCAACAGCAGAAGCCTGTTCGGCAAGAAAGTCATTCATCTGATGCTCAATGGTTTCTTCGGTTTGGTGAGGTTATATCCAAGAACACACTCTAA
- the LOC133715342 gene encoding cysteine and histidine-rich domain-containing protein RAR1 isoform X2, which translates to MEGQPAALLKCQRIGCDATFSEDNNPEGSCQYHDAGPIFHDGIKEWSCCKKRSHDFSLFLELEGCKTGKHTTEKPVLAKAKPKTPVSTSAPASDASAKQSCSRCQQGFFCSEHGSQAKEMNSKPVNVATTPLTESITNDQGTSAPLKKIIDINQPQICKNKGCGQTFKERDNHETACNYHPGPAVFHDRVRGWKCCDVHVKEFDEFVSIPPCTKGWHNADPVQ; encoded by the exons ATGGAGGGCCAGCCGGCAGCTCTTCTTAAATGCCAGCGAATCGGCTGCGACGCCACGTTTTCCGAAGACAACAATCCCGAAGGTTCTTGCCAATACCACGATGCG GGA CCTATATTTCATGATGGGATTAAAGAGTGGAGTTGTTGCAAGAAAAGAAGTCATGATTTCAGCTTATTTTTAGAATTAGAAGG ATGCAAGACAGGTAAACACACAACAGAGAAACCTGTTTTGGCAAAGGCGAAACCTAAGACGCCTGTTTCTACGTCAGCTCCTGCGTCTGATGCGTCAGCAAAACAATCCTGCTCTAGGTGCCAACAGGGTTTCTTCTGTTCAGAGCATG GTTCACAAGCCAAAGAAATGAATTCAAAGCCTGTAAATGTAGCCACAACGCCACTTACAGAAAGCATTACAAATGATCAAGGCACTTCTGCTCCGCTGAAAAAGATTATTGACATAAACCAGCCCCAAATCTGCAAAAATAAAGGTTGTGGTCAAACTTTCAAAGAGAGGGATAACCATGAGACGGCATGCAATTACCACCCGGGGCCTGCTGTTTTCCATGACCGAGTGAGAGGG TGGAAGTGCTGTGACGTTCATGTAAAGGAATTTGACGAGTTTGTGAGCATCCCTCCGTGTACCAAGGGGTGGCACAATGCTGACCCAGTCCAGTAA
- the LOC133715342 gene encoding cysteine and histidine-rich domain-containing protein RAR1 isoform X1, giving the protein MEGQPAALLKCQRIGCDATFSEDNNPEGSCQYHDAPIFHDGIKEWSCCKKRSHDFSLFLELEGCKTGKHTTEKPVLAKAKPKTPVSTSAPASDASAKQSCSRCQQGFFCSEHGSQAKEMNSKPVNVATTPLTESITNDQGTSAPLKKIIDINQPQICKNKGCGQTFKERDNHETACNYHPGPAVFHDRVRGWKCCDVHVKEFDEFVSIPPCTKGWHNADPVQ; this is encoded by the exons ATGGAGGGCCAGCCGGCAGCTCTTCTTAAATGCCAGCGAATCGGCTGCGACGCCACGTTTTCCGAAGACAACAATCCCGAAGGTTCTTGCCAATACCACGATGCG CCTATATTTCATGATGGGATTAAAGAGTGGAGTTGTTGCAAGAAAAGAAGTCATGATTTCAGCTTATTTTTAGAATTAGAAGG ATGCAAGACAGGTAAACACACAACAGAGAAACCTGTTTTGGCAAAGGCGAAACCTAAGACGCCTGTTTCTACGTCAGCTCCTGCGTCTGATGCGTCAGCAAAACAATCCTGCTCTAGGTGCCAACAGGGTTTCTTCTGTTCAGAGCATG GTTCACAAGCCAAAGAAATGAATTCAAAGCCTGTAAATGTAGCCACAACGCCACTTACAGAAAGCATTACAAATGATCAAGGCACTTCTGCTCCGCTGAAAAAGATTATTGACATAAACCAGCCCCAAATCTGCAAAAATAAAGGTTGTGGTCAAACTTTCAAAGAGAGGGATAACCATGAGACGGCATGCAATTACCACCCGGGGCCTGCTGTTTTCCATGACCGAGTGAGAGGG TGGAAGTGCTGTGACGTTCATGTAAAGGAATTTGACGAGTTTGTGAGCATCCCTCCGTGTACCAAGGGGTGGCACAATGCTGACCCAGTCCAGTAA
- the LOC133715808 gene encoding K(+) efflux antiporter 5 isoform X1 codes for MAKRKRTRSIGFGFGFCYCVAMLLIHSRVSSAVRSDKEMRERFYGTMVNSSAPESNDGTIAKMFDRVLEKEFSDNDQPEGSDKSSFNSSVADQQAVLETVAKITHEKGNKNDTQETNGTKSYQFQGVFSLENEDSEETTTLIDKKDNVFVMSNKKSKYPVLQVDLRLISDLVVIIVSAAIGGIVFSCLGQPVIVGYLLAGSLIGPGGLMFISEMVQVETVAQFGVVFLLFALGLEFSLAKLKVVGPVAVLGGLLQIITFMFLCGITAGLCGAKLSEGIFVGSFLSMSSTAVVVKFLAERNSNSALHGQVTIGTLIFQDCAVGLLFALLPVLGGHSGVFQGMVSVGKLVLVLSLYLAASSVFCWSFVPRFLKLMMKLSSQQTNELYQLAVVAFCLLSAWCSDKLGLSLELGSFVAGIMISTTDFAQHTLDQVEPIRNLFAALFLSSIGMLIHVHFLWSHVDILLASVILVIVVKTAVVTIVTKAFGYSFKTSFMVGVSLAQIGEFAFVLLSRASNLHLIEGKMYLLLLGTTALSLVTTPLLFKLTPAIMNLGVLMHWFPPEGTTHNEEKVAMIEVHTRVL; via the exons ATGGCGAAGAGAAAACGAACCCGGTCCATCGGGTTCGGGTTCGGGTTCTGTTATTGCGTTGCCATGCTTTTGATTCACTCGAGGGTTTCGTCCGCGGTGAGATCCGACAAGGAAATGAGGGAGAGGTTCTACGGGACTATGGTGAACTCTTCCGCACCGGAAAGTAACGACGGCACCATCGCCAAAATGTTCGATCGGGTTCTCGAGAAAGAGTTCTCCGATAACGATCAGCCCGAAG GATCTGATAAAAGCAGCTTTAACAGTAGTGTGGCTgatcaacaa GCGGTACTGGAGACTGTAGCTAAGATCACTCATGAGAAGGGCAATAAAAATGATACTCAGGAGACTAA CGGCACAAAATCTTATCAGTTTCAAGGTGTTTTTTCCCTGGAGAATGAAGACTCTGAGGAAACAACAACCTTGATTGACAAAAAG GACAATGTGTTCGTGATGTCGAACAAGAAATCCAAATATCCAGTACTTCAAGTAGATTTGAG GTTAATTTCTGATTTGGTGGTTATCATAGTTTCTGCTGCCATTGGGGGAATTGTGTTTTCTTGTTTGGGGCAACCG GTGATTGTGGGCTATCTTCTTGCGGGGTCTCTCATTGGACCAGGGGGTCTCATGTTCATCAGTGAAATGGTACAG GTAGAAACTGTTGCACAATTTGGTGTtgtatttcttctttttgctcTAGGGTTGGAGTTTTCTTTGGCTAAG TTGAAAGTTGTGGGCCCTGTAGCTGTTCTTGGAGGGCTTCTTCAAATCATAACATTTATGTTCTTGTGTGGAATAACTGCTGGG TTATGTGGAGCAAAGTTGTCTGAGGGGATTTTTGTTGGTTCCTTCCTGTCAATGTCATCAACAGCAGTG GTGGTGAAATTTCTAGCAGAAAGGAATAGTAATAGTGCTCTTCATGGTCAAGTTACAATTGGGACGCTAATTTTCCAG GATTGTGCTGTTGGTTTACTGTTTGCTTTGCTCCCAGTTTTGGGTGGTCATAGCGGTGTTTTCCAAGGGATGGTATCTGTGGGGAAGTT GGTGCTAGTCTTATCATTATATCTTGCCGCCTCATCTGTATTTTGTTGGTCGTTTGTTCCTCGCTTTCTTAAATTGATGATGAAGTTGTCCTCTCAA CAGACAAATGAGCTTTATCAGCTGGCTGTTGTGGCTTTCTGCTTGTTATCTGCTTGG TGCAGTGATAAGCTGGGCCTTAGCCTTGAGTTGGGTTCATTTGTGGCTGGAATTATGATATCAACCACTGACTTTGCACAACATACTTTAGATCAG GTGGAGCCAATTCGTAACCTATTTGCAGCTCTCTTCCTTTCAAGTATTGGAATGCTCATACATGTACATTTCCTGTGGAGCCACGTGGACATACTTCTAGCATCTGTGATTCTAGTTATAGTGGTAAAGACTGCTGTTGTTACTATAGTTACTAAGGCCTTTGGATACAGCTTTAAGACATCATTTATG GTTGGAGTCTCGCTTGCTCAAATTGGAGAATTTGCTTTTGTCCTTTTAAGCCGGGCCTCAAATCTTCATCTAATTGAG GGGAAGATGTACCTGCTTCTTCTCGGAACAACAGCACTTAGCCTG GTCACAACTCCTCTCTTGTTTAAGCTGACTCCTGCCATAATGAATTTGGGAGTTCTTATGCACTGGTTTCCTCCTGAAGGCACCACACATAATGAG GAGAAAGTTGCGATGATTGAAGTACACACCAGAGTATTGTGA
- the LOC133715808 gene encoding K(+) efflux antiporter 5 isoform X2: MAKRKRTRSIGFGFGFCYCVAMLLIHSRVSSAVRSDKEMRERFYGTMVNSSAPESNDGTIAKMFDRVLEKEFSDNDQPEGSDKSSFNSSVADQQAVLETVAKITHEKGNKNDTQETNGTKSYQFQGVFSLENEDSEETTTLIDKKDNVFVMSNKKSKYPVLQVDLRLISDLVVIIVSAAIGGIVFSCLGQPVIVGYLLAGSLIGPGGLMFISEMVQVETVAQFGVVFLLFALGLEFSLAKLKVVGPVAVLGGLLQIITFMFLCGITAGLCGAKLSEGIFVGSFLSMSSTAVVVKFLAERNSNSALHGQVTIGTLIFQDCAVGLLFALLPVLGGHSGVFQGMVSVGKLVLVLSLYLAASSVFCWSFVPRFLKLMMKLSSQTNELYQLAVVAFCLLSAWCSDKLGLSLELGSFVAGIMISTTDFAQHTLDQVEPIRNLFAALFLSSIGMLIHVHFLWSHVDILLASVILVIVVKTAVVTIVTKAFGYSFKTSFMVGVSLAQIGEFAFVLLSRASNLHLIEGKMYLLLLGTTALSLVTTPLLFKLTPAIMNLGVLMHWFPPEGTTHNEEKVAMIEVHTRVL, from the exons ATGGCGAAGAGAAAACGAACCCGGTCCATCGGGTTCGGGTTCGGGTTCTGTTATTGCGTTGCCATGCTTTTGATTCACTCGAGGGTTTCGTCCGCGGTGAGATCCGACAAGGAAATGAGGGAGAGGTTCTACGGGACTATGGTGAACTCTTCCGCACCGGAAAGTAACGACGGCACCATCGCCAAAATGTTCGATCGGGTTCTCGAGAAAGAGTTCTCCGATAACGATCAGCCCGAAG GATCTGATAAAAGCAGCTTTAACAGTAGTGTGGCTgatcaacaa GCGGTACTGGAGACTGTAGCTAAGATCACTCATGAGAAGGGCAATAAAAATGATACTCAGGAGACTAA CGGCACAAAATCTTATCAGTTTCAAGGTGTTTTTTCCCTGGAGAATGAAGACTCTGAGGAAACAACAACCTTGATTGACAAAAAG GACAATGTGTTCGTGATGTCGAACAAGAAATCCAAATATCCAGTACTTCAAGTAGATTTGAG GTTAATTTCTGATTTGGTGGTTATCATAGTTTCTGCTGCCATTGGGGGAATTGTGTTTTCTTGTTTGGGGCAACCG GTGATTGTGGGCTATCTTCTTGCGGGGTCTCTCATTGGACCAGGGGGTCTCATGTTCATCAGTGAAATGGTACAG GTAGAAACTGTTGCACAATTTGGTGTtgtatttcttctttttgctcTAGGGTTGGAGTTTTCTTTGGCTAAG TTGAAAGTTGTGGGCCCTGTAGCTGTTCTTGGAGGGCTTCTTCAAATCATAACATTTATGTTCTTGTGTGGAATAACTGCTGGG TTATGTGGAGCAAAGTTGTCTGAGGGGATTTTTGTTGGTTCCTTCCTGTCAATGTCATCAACAGCAGTG GTGGTGAAATTTCTAGCAGAAAGGAATAGTAATAGTGCTCTTCATGGTCAAGTTACAATTGGGACGCTAATTTTCCAG GATTGTGCTGTTGGTTTACTGTTTGCTTTGCTCCCAGTTTTGGGTGGTCATAGCGGTGTTTTCCAAGGGATGGTATCTGTGGGGAAGTT GGTGCTAGTCTTATCATTATATCTTGCCGCCTCATCTGTATTTTGTTGGTCGTTTGTTCCTCGCTTTCTTAAATTGATGATGAAGTTGTCCTCTCAA ACAAATGAGCTTTATCAGCTGGCTGTTGTGGCTTTCTGCTTGTTATCTGCTTGG TGCAGTGATAAGCTGGGCCTTAGCCTTGAGTTGGGTTCATTTGTGGCTGGAATTATGATATCAACCACTGACTTTGCACAACATACTTTAGATCAG GTGGAGCCAATTCGTAACCTATTTGCAGCTCTCTTCCTTTCAAGTATTGGAATGCTCATACATGTACATTTCCTGTGGAGCCACGTGGACATACTTCTAGCATCTGTGATTCTAGTTATAGTGGTAAAGACTGCTGTTGTTACTATAGTTACTAAGGCCTTTGGATACAGCTTTAAGACATCATTTATG GTTGGAGTCTCGCTTGCTCAAATTGGAGAATTTGCTTTTGTCCTTTTAAGCCGGGCCTCAAATCTTCATCTAATTGAG GGGAAGATGTACCTGCTTCTTCTCGGAACAACAGCACTTAGCCTG GTCACAACTCCTCTCTTGTTTAAGCTGACTCCTGCCATAATGAATTTGGGAGTTCTTATGCACTGGTTTCCTCCTGAAGGCACCACACATAATGAG GAGAAAGTTGCGATGATTGAAGTACACACCAGAGTATTGTGA
- the LOC133715760 gene encoding CDGSH iron-sulfur domain-containing protein NEET, producing MASTITTTALVSSCYTKSSSPCSHLSSTRATTFGAHRFAYPSGVNFSRRPKTSAVVRAEVQPINPEIRKTEAKVVDSVVVTELAKPLTAYCRCWRSGTFPLCDGSHVKHNKATGDNVGPLLLKKE from the exons ATGGCGTCGACTATCACCACTACCGCTCTGGTTTCTTCCTGCTACACCAAATCGTCAAGCCCCTGTTCGCATCTCAGCAGCACAAGAGCCACAACCTTCGGAGCTCACCGCTTCGCCTACCCTTCCGGCGTAAATTTCAGCCGGAGGCCGAAGACAAGCGCGGTGGTGAGAGCGGAGGTTCAGCCGATTAACCCAGAGATTAGGAAGACTGAGGCGAAGGTTGTGGACTCTGTTGTGGTCACTGAGCTCGCTAAGCCCCTCACTGCATACTGCCG GTGTTGGAGGTCAGGGACTTTCCCCTTGTGCGATGGAAGCCATGTGAAGCATAATAAAGCTACTGGTGACAATGTCGGGCCATTGCTCTTGAAGAAGGAGTAA
- the LOC133715255 gene encoding xyloglucan galactosyltransferase XLT2, protein MLSIPEQPLPVLQQKRPKSPEPLNLLSSLKQLIHHPRTWLLMAILSLQVILLFSLGTRRFSRQDLPPPYGSVAGSIVLPEQQEEQDECCSGRVFVYDLPNTLNQEILQNCDNLNPWSSRCDALANDGFGQPANGIAGVVPENLAPAWYWTDQFVSEVIFHNRIMHHKCRVMEPENATAFYIPFYVGLAVGKYLWSNSSTAQDRDRHCETMLSWVQDQPYYKRSNGWDHFITMGRITWDFRRSKVPEWGSGCIYKPGMRNITRLLIERNPWDYFDVGVPYPTGFHPRTDADVTEWQGFVRNRNRTTLFCFAGAKRSLIRNDFRGLLLSHCQNESDSCRVVDCGGSKCSNGTSAILETFLDSDFCLQPRGDSFTRRSIFDCMVAGSIPVFFWKRTAYFQYEWFLPGEPDSYSVFIDRNAVKNGTASIKNVLAGYSREEVRKMREKVIDYIPNFLYAKPQEGLETVKDAFDIALEGVLRRFKEQGEWGFKWK, encoded by the coding sequence ATGCTATCCATTCCGGAACAACCGTTGCCGGTACTCCAACAAAAACGGCCCAAAAGCCCAGAACCGCTCAACTTACTCAGTTCGCTCAAGCAGCTCATCCACCACCCCCGGACATGGCTACTCATGGCCATACTTTCCCTCCAAGTCATACTCCTCTTTTCTCTCGGCACCCGCCGTTTCTCCCGCCAAGACCTCCCTCCGCCGTATGGTTCTGTTGCTGGATCAATAGTCCTACCCGAACAGCAGGAAGAACAAGACGAATGCTgttcgggtcgggttttcgTCTACGACTTACCGAATACTCTCAATCAAGAGATTCTACAAAACTGCGACAACCTCAATCCGTGGAGCTCGCGCTGCGACGCGCTGGCGAACGACGGGTTCGGCCAGCCGGCCAACGGGATCGCCGGAGTCGTGCCGGAGAATCTTGCTCCGGCGTGGTACTGGACCGACCAGTTCGTATCGGAGGTGATTTTCCACAACCGGATCATGCACCACAAGTGCCGGGTCATGGAGCCGGAAAATGCCACGGCGTTTTACATCCCCTTCTACGTCGGTCTCGCCGTCGGGAAGTACTTATGGTCCAACTCCTCCACCGCGCAAGACCGCGATCGCCACTGCGAAACGATGCTGAGCTGGGTCCAGGACCAGCCGTACTACAAGAGATCCAACGGCTGGGATCACTTCATCACCATGGGCCGGATCACCTGGGACTTCCGCCGCTCCAAGGTCCCGGAATGGGGCTCCGGCTGCATTTACAAGCCCGGGATGCGTAACATCACGCGCCTCCTCATCGAGCGGAACCCCTGGGACTACTTCGACGTCGGTGTTCCCTACCCCACCGGATTCCACCCCAGAACTGACGCTGACGTCACGGAGTGGCAGGGCTTCGTCAGGAACCGGAACAGAACCACGCTCTTCTGCTTCGCGGGAGCCAAGCGCAGCCTTATCAGGAACGATTTCCGAGGACTGTTACTGAGTCACTGCCAGAACGAGTCGGACTCGTGCCGGGTCGTGGACTGCGGCGGGTCCAAATGCTCCAACGGCACGTCGGCGATTCTCGAGACGTTTCTCGACTCGGATTTCTGCCTCCAGCCGAGAGGGGATAGCTTCACCCGGAGGTCGATTTTTGACTGCATGGTGGCCGGTTCGATCCCGGTTTTTTTCTGGAAGCGGACCGCGTATTTCCAGTACGAGTGGTTTTTACCAGGCGAACCGGATAGTTACTCGGTTTTCATCGACCGGAACGCCGTAAAAAACGGGACGGCCTCGATAAAAAACGTGCTCGCCGGTTACAGTAGAGAAGAGGTGAGAAAAATGCGGGAGAAAGTCATCGATTACATTCCGAATTTTCTGTATGCAAAACCCCAGGAAGGGTTGGAGACGGTAAAAGACGCTTTTGACATTGCCCTTGAAGGTGTGTTGAGGAGGTTCAAGGAGCAAGGAGAGTGGGGGTTCAAGTGGAAATGA
- the LOC133715479 gene encoding embryo-specific protein ATS3B-like yields MIKAFAFLLLLVDFVSTPSQAKLSILQPQPAAGFNVSHVQSAGSCSYTVDITTSCSSTRYTRDQISISFGDVYGNQIYAPRLDDPSSRTFESCSTDTFEIYGPCAYQICYVYLYRTGPDGWKPESVKIYSHNSRAVSFYYNTFIPSDIWYGFNLCQNASSSHRQSAYGWFIYVLVGLLVSLLL; encoded by the exons ATGATCAAAGCGTTCGCTTTTCTTCTGCTCCTAGTCGACTTCGTCTCCACGCCTTCACAAGCCAAATTAAGCATCCTGCAACCCCAACCTGCCGCAGGCTTCAACGTCAGCCATGTACAG AGTGCCGGGAGTTGCTCTTATACGGTTGATATAACCACCAGCTGCTCCTCAACGAGGTACACAAGGGATCAAATCAGTATCTCATTCGGGGATGTTTATGGCAACCAG ATTTATGCTCCGCGACTAGACGATCCATCCTCGAGAACGTTTGAGAGTTGTTCTACGGACACATTTGAGATATATGGACCCTGTGCATACCAAATCTGCTATGTCTATCTTTACAGAACAGGACCAGATGGTTGGAAACCGGAGAGTGTGAAAATCTATAGTCATAATTCCAGGGCTGTTTCGTTCTACTACAATACCTTCATTCCCAGTGACATTTGGTATGGATTCAACTTGTGCCAGAATGCTTCCTCTTCACACCGGCAATCTGCTTATGGATGGTTTATATATGTTTTAGTTGGGCTTCTTGTGTCGCTTCTCTTGTAG